A window from Candidatus Nitrospira neomarina encodes these proteins:
- the mutT gene encoding 8-oxo-dGTP diphosphatase MutT, translating to MAAAIICRKDMILLARRKPESHLGGLWEFPGGKKEVGETLEDCLRREVREELGVDISEPLPFHALHYQYPEKVMELNFFTCSIIQGIPQALECAEIAWVYKHELNSFAFPPADIPVVHKILQSGSLAG from the coding sequence GTGGCTGCCGCCATCATCTGCCGGAAAGATATGATTCTTTTGGCAAGGAGAAAGCCGGAATCCCATCTAGGGGGACTTTGGGAATTTCCAGGAGGAAAAAAGGAAGTTGGAGAGACTCTGGAAGATTGCTTGCGCAGGGAGGTGAGAGAGGAGTTAGGAGTGGATATTAGTGAGCCTCTTCCGTTCCATGCTCTCCATTATCAGTACCCAGAAAAAGTGATGGAGTTGAATTTTTTTACCTGTTCCATCATTCAGGGCATTCCTCAAGCGTTAGAGTGCGCAGAGATCGCCTGGGTTTACAAGCATGAACTGAATTCCTTTGCTTTTCCTCCTGCAGATATCCCTGTTGTACACAAAATCCTTCAATCTGGGTCCCTGGCCGGATGA
- a CDS encoding iron-containing redox enzyme family protein, which produces MRKLSPEQFRDRIFDVLRRKHHWATPFLEGSTITKEKLNIFFHQEYVVYVRDFSVLLAQILGKNPPWEARRLLATIIYEEETGGFSLGQPHQELFLHMMNGLGFDRAGFRDVELLASSRGYREWLNQICQEEEWSVGAAVLSIFIKGTANDPEEVLYPKPAQNQDEIEDIVRKHYLSQHQGLSPAFMDYIRAQHMFSAGSRKTVYDMVTHHTDESGDQIKVLSLLEEALNLWSRYQEGIARACGIRQA; this is translated from the coding sequence ATGAGAAAACTTTCACCAGAACAATTTCGTGACCGAATATTTGATGTGCTGCGCCGAAAACACCATTGGGCCACTCCCTTTCTTGAAGGTAGCACGATTACCAAAGAAAAATTGAATATTTTTTTTCATCAGGAATACGTCGTCTATGTTCGCGATTTCTCTGTACTCCTCGCTCAGATTCTTGGGAAAAATCCTCCATGGGAGGCACGCCGACTGCTTGCCACTATTATCTACGAAGAGGAAACCGGAGGGTTCTCCCTTGGACAACCTCACCAAGAACTATTCCTTCACATGATGAATGGATTGGGATTTGATAGGGCTGGATTTCGGGATGTGGAACTGTTGGCCTCAAGCCGTGGCTATCGAGAATGGTTAAATCAAATATGCCAGGAAGAAGAGTGGTCGGTGGGAGCGGCGGTTCTTTCAATTTTTATAAAAGGAACGGCCAACGATCCGGAAGAAGTGCTATATCCCAAGCCAGCACAAAACCAGGATGAGATTGAAGATATTGTCCGGAAACATTATCTCAGTCAGCACCAAGGCTTATCACCGGCATTTATGGATTATATTCGTGCCCAACATATGTTTTCCGCAGGATCTCGGAAAACGGTGTATGACATGGTGACGCATCATACCGATGAAAGCGGTGATCAGATCAAGGTGCTCTCGCTATTAGAAGAGGCATTGAACTTGTGGTCACGATATCAGGAGGGAATTGCCCGTGCCTGTGGTATTCGACAAGCCTAA
- the metH gene encoding methionine synthase has protein sequence MSTLEAALESRILVLDGAMGTMIQAHNLSEGDFRGTRFADHACDVKGNNDLLSLTQPKIIEDIHVQYLQVGADIIETNTFNSNAISLADYQMEDLVYDLNLAAAQLAKRAVARVQAEKPGRTCWVAGALGPTNRTASMSPDVNNPAFRAVTFDDLAAAYYDQVRGLVEGGVDLLLVETIFDTLNAKAAFYAISQYSEEVHRQFPIMASVTITDLSGRTLSGQLIEAFWNSISHANLLSVGINCALGAKQMRPYIEELSKVAPVYISCYPNAGLPNAFGGFDETPERMGEDLRDFASQGWVNIVGGCCGSTPEHIRAIAGGVKDYAPHKKTHVPRLTRLSGFEPLTIRPEGNFVNIGERTNVTGSPKFSKLILNGNLEEALAVARQQVEGGAQIIDVNMDEGLLDSQKAMVEFLNLIGSEPDIARVPIMIDSSKWSVIEAGLKCIQGKGVVNSISLKEGEDQFLEQARKIRRFGAAVVVMAFDETGQADTLDRKVEICTRAYRLLTEKLNFPPEDIIFDPNILTVATGMEEHNAYAVNYIEATRQIKATLPFCKVSGGVSNISFSFRGNNTVREAIHSAFLYHAIKAGMDMGIVNAGQLGVYEEIPKDLLKLVEDVLLNRRPEATEELVTFAETVKQQGKATVIDDAWRQGTVEERLSHALVKGLVEFIDADVEEARQKYPKPLDVIEGPLMDGMNVIGELFGAGKMFLPQVVKSARVMKKAVAYLLPFMDAEKVEGESRSQGKILLATVKGDVHDIGKNIVGVVLACNNYEVLDLGVMVSCDKILQTARQEHVDLIGLSGLITPSLDEMVHNAREMAREGFTIPLLIGGATTSKAHTAVKIAPGYTSPVVHVLDASLAVNVVRKLMSPDDKNAFVEDVQAKQQKTREAYLSKTTAKKFVSLEEARKQSFDIHWETASIAKPSVLGCKVLEDVALETLVPMIDWSPFFHAWQLRGKFPKIFEDSVVGPKAKELFDDAQKLLQEIIDRKLLTAKGVYGLFPANSQGDDIIIYKDEARSERVSVFHTLRQQIEKPQGDFYYALADFVAPQSSGKADYIGGFAVTAGIGIEALCQRFEQDHDDYNAIMAKSLADRLAEAFAEWLHREVRQKWGFGQDEQLTNEALIQEKYRGIRPAPGYPACPDHTEKQHLFELLQVEKTVGIQLTESFAMYPAASVSGFYFAHPQAKYFSVGKVQQDQIQDYAKRKGMDVSVVERWLSPNLSYDPT, from the coding sequence ATGAGCACATTAGAAGCGGCCTTAGAATCTCGAATCCTTGTGCTGGATGGAGCCATGGGTACCATGATTCAGGCCCATAATCTCAGTGAAGGGGATTTTCGCGGAACGCGTTTCGCAGACCATGCTTGTGATGTCAAAGGCAATAATGACCTGCTAAGCCTGACGCAACCAAAAATTATTGAAGATATCCATGTGCAATACCTTCAGGTTGGCGCCGATATCATTGAGACCAATACCTTTAATTCCAATGCCATTTCTCTAGCCGATTATCAGATGGAGGATTTGGTCTATGATTTAAATCTAGCAGCGGCACAATTGGCCAAGCGTGCGGTGGCTCGGGTACAGGCAGAGAAACCTGGTCGGACGTGTTGGGTCGCCGGGGCCTTAGGCCCCACCAATCGTACTGCATCGATGTCGCCTGATGTAAATAATCCGGCATTTCGAGCGGTCACCTTCGATGACTTAGCCGCAGCGTATTATGATCAGGTTCGGGGATTGGTGGAAGGTGGCGTCGACCTTCTTCTGGTCGAAACCATTTTTGATACGTTGAATGCGAAGGCCGCTTTTTATGCTATTTCCCAGTACAGCGAAGAAGTGCACCGCCAATTCCCTATTATGGCGTCGGTCACGATTACCGATCTCAGTGGCCGGACGTTATCAGGGCAACTGATCGAGGCGTTTTGGAATTCCATTTCTCATGCCAATCTTTTGAGTGTGGGGATTAATTGCGCGTTAGGGGCCAAACAAATGCGCCCCTATATTGAAGAGCTTTCCAAAGTGGCGCCCGTCTATATCAGTTGTTATCCCAATGCGGGATTGCCCAATGCCTTCGGCGGGTTCGATGAGACGCCAGAGCGAATGGGCGAAGATCTTCGCGATTTCGCCAGCCAAGGGTGGGTCAATATTGTGGGTGGGTGCTGCGGAAGTACGCCCGAGCATATTCGAGCGATTGCGGGAGGGGTTAAAGATTATGCTCCGCACAAAAAAACACATGTTCCGCGTCTCACTCGGTTGAGCGGATTTGAACCACTGACTATTCGACCAGAAGGGAATTTTGTCAATATTGGTGAACGGACCAATGTAACGGGTTCTCCGAAATTTTCCAAATTAATTCTCAACGGGAATCTTGAGGAGGCCTTGGCTGTGGCGCGCCAGCAAGTCGAAGGAGGTGCGCAAATCATCGATGTGAATATGGATGAAGGGCTCCTGGATTCCCAAAAAGCCATGGTGGAATTTTTAAATCTGATCGGATCCGAGCCGGATATTGCCCGTGTACCCATTATGATTGATAGCTCTAAGTGGTCGGTCATTGAGGCGGGACTCAAGTGTATTCAAGGCAAGGGTGTGGTCAATTCCATTAGTCTCAAGGAAGGCGAAGACCAATTCCTGGAGCAGGCTCGGAAGATTCGTCGCTTTGGTGCGGCCGTGGTGGTTATGGCATTCGACGAAACAGGTCAAGCAGATACGCTTGACCGAAAAGTGGAAATCTGTACGAGGGCCTATCGTCTCCTGACTGAGAAGCTGAACTTTCCGCCGGAGGACATTATTTTTGATCCCAACATTTTGACGGTCGCAACTGGCATGGAGGAACACAATGCCTATGCCGTGAATTACATTGAGGCCACGAGGCAAATCAAAGCCACGTTACCTTTCTGCAAAGTCAGTGGTGGAGTCAGCAATATTTCCTTTTCCTTTCGAGGAAATAATACGGTTCGCGAAGCTATACATTCCGCGTTTCTCTACCATGCCATCAAGGCGGGGATGGACATGGGAATTGTGAATGCCGGCCAATTGGGAGTGTATGAAGAAATTCCCAAAGATCTCCTCAAATTAGTAGAGGATGTCTTGTTGAATCGTCGGCCGGAAGCTACTGAGGAATTGGTTACCTTCGCGGAGACGGTCAAACAACAGGGCAAAGCAACTGTGATTGATGATGCGTGGCGCCAGGGTACGGTAGAAGAACGTCTCTCGCATGCGTTGGTGAAGGGATTGGTCGAATTCATCGATGCCGATGTGGAGGAAGCCCGTCAGAAATACCCTAAGCCTCTGGATGTCATTGAGGGGCCTTTAATGGATGGGATGAATGTGATCGGGGAGTTGTTTGGCGCGGGGAAAATGTTTTTGCCTCAGGTGGTCAAAAGCGCGCGAGTCATGAAGAAAGCTGTGGCGTATTTGTTGCCGTTTATGGATGCGGAAAAAGTTGAAGGTGAGAGTCGAAGCCAGGGTAAGATCCTGCTCGCGACCGTCAAGGGCGACGTGCATGATATTGGAAAAAACATTGTCGGTGTCGTGCTGGCGTGCAATAACTATGAAGTTCTCGATCTGGGTGTGATGGTTTCCTGTGACAAAATATTGCAAACCGCTCGCCAAGAACATGTGGATCTGATTGGCCTGAGTGGTCTGATTACTCCTTCCTTGGATGAAATGGTTCATAATGCACGAGAAATGGCTCGAGAAGGCTTTACCATTCCTCTGCTAATTGGCGGAGCCACCACCAGCAAGGCCCATACAGCGGTGAAGATTGCGCCTGGGTATACCAGCCCAGTCGTGCATGTATTAGATGCGTCTTTAGCGGTGAACGTCGTACGCAAGTTAATGAGCCCGGATGATAAAAATGCTTTTGTGGAGGATGTACAGGCGAAACAACAGAAAACGCGGGAAGCCTATCTATCCAAGACAACGGCCAAAAAATTTGTATCATTGGAAGAGGCCAGAAAGCAGTCCTTCGACATTCATTGGGAGACGGCGTCCATTGCCAAGCCGAGTGTCCTTGGTTGCAAAGTTCTTGAGGATGTGGCACTTGAAACGCTTGTTCCCATGATTGACTGGTCCCCCTTTTTCCACGCATGGCAATTGCGCGGGAAATTTCCGAAAATTTTTGAAGACTCCGTGGTTGGGCCAAAGGCCAAAGAACTCTTTGACGATGCTCAAAAGCTCTTGCAGGAAATCATTGATCGAAAATTGCTTACGGCCAAAGGTGTCTATGGATTATTTCCAGCCAATAGTCAGGGCGATGACATTATCATCTACAAAGATGAGGCGCGTTCGGAGCGTGTGTCAGTCTTTCATACTTTGCGCCAGCAAATAGAAAAGCCTCAAGGAGATTTTTATTATGCATTGGCTGATTTTGTAGCCCCGCAGTCCAGCGGAAAAGCGGACTATATCGGTGGTTTTGCCGTCACGGCCGGCATCGGTATCGAAGCCCTCTGTCAGCGCTTTGAACAGGATCATGATGACTATAACGCTATTATGGCTAAGTCTTTGGCCGATCGATTAGCCGAGGCCTTTGCCGAATGGCTCCACCGTGAAGTACGACAGAAATGGGGATTTGGCCAAGATGAGCAATTGACCAACGAGGCGCTCATTCAAGAAAAGTATCGTGGAATTCGCCCCGCGCCGGGGTATCCGGCCTGCCCGGACCATACTGAGAAACAGCATTTGTTTGAGTTATTGCAGGTTGAGAAAACTGTAGGTATTCAGCTGACAGAATCCTTTGCCATGTATCCGGCTGCGTCAGTCAGTGGTTTCTATTTTGCGCATCCCCAAGCCAAATACTTTTCCGTTGGAAAAGTGCAACAGGATCAAATCCAAGATTATGCCAAGCGGAAAGGGATGGATGTCTCGGTGGTGGAACGCTGGCTTTCCCCAAACTTGTCCTATGACCCTACTTGA
- a CDS encoding B12-binding domain-containing radical SAM protein: MRINYDKGGLIRPSKIHSPRATDSKESINKAKILLVFPPDWYPSEPYLSLPTLTAFLRSAGHDVVQKDVNLEMYDWYFSRDFLRRILKKVPQQLDRLKKIKKSRELTDEEVDLQLALCNCTRGYISDLAERAEKAKEIVRSQEFYESDKLEWVMNTFREVTATISLVYAPARICMPPMETDLSYKLFMSSEVLEAVEDTQVNIYRDVFEEILKPAILAEKPDVIGISIVLRQQLFSSMTFCALIKEQFPDIHVTIGGNTVTRLREVLPDIPNLFALFDSAIVYEGETALLRLVEAIGSDGDLSHVPNLLFRDAAGIHVNSESYAENMGELPPPDFDGLPLEKYFVPEPILPYLATRGCYWGRCEFCDHGEGYTAGYRTKRDWQIIEELTYLKNKYQARNFHFTDESYPPALFRKLTKKLIESNLDIAWTTHIRFEKSLLEDQVWADARTSGCKFLHMGYESGSERVLQLMDKATTTEVIQRSLELSSKHGVWNHVMGFFGFPGETYQEAKFSIQFLEDNREHVHSIGFGTFDLSKHTPVAKNPEKFGITYYKNPEWDLALDYYFTVKEGLSIEDAERVFEEFEQNHYAGWDLKIFVREYVFLYVAHFGTNKLPSLQFRLDSQDSSTKLASV; the protein is encoded by the coding sequence ATGAGGATAAATTATGATAAAGGTGGGTTGATTCGCCCCTCTAAGATTCATTCCCCAAGAGCGACTGATTCCAAAGAGTCCATTAATAAGGCCAAGATTCTGTTGGTCTTTCCCCCAGACTGGTACCCCTCAGAACCCTATTTGAGCCTTCCGACCCTAACGGCCTTTCTTCGATCTGCCGGCCATGACGTAGTCCAAAAAGATGTCAATCTAGAAATGTACGACTGGTATTTTAGCCGGGACTTCCTCCGTCGCATTCTTAAAAAAGTTCCCCAGCAACTTGATCGTCTCAAAAAAATTAAAAAGAGCCGTGAATTAACGGATGAGGAAGTGGATCTTCAGTTAGCTCTCTGCAATTGTACCCGAGGCTACATCAGCGACTTAGCGGAAAGAGCCGAGAAAGCAAAGGAAATTGTTCGAAGCCAAGAGTTTTACGAGAGTGACAAGCTGGAATGGGTGATGAACACATTCAGGGAAGTGACGGCCACGATATCCTTGGTGTATGCCCCGGCAAGAATCTGCATGCCTCCAATGGAAACCGATTTATCCTATAAACTGTTTATGTCGTCTGAAGTGCTTGAGGCCGTTGAGGATACCCAAGTCAATATTTATCGGGATGTATTTGAGGAAATTCTGAAGCCGGCCATTCTGGCCGAAAAGCCTGATGTCATTGGGATTTCAATTGTTCTTCGTCAGCAATTGTTTTCTTCTATGACATTTTGTGCACTCATTAAGGAGCAATTTCCCGATATTCATGTGACCATCGGAGGCAATACTGTCACCCGCCTGAGAGAAGTGCTTCCAGATATCCCCAATCTCTTCGCATTATTTGATAGTGCGATTGTCTATGAAGGTGAAACGGCCCTGTTGCGATTAGTGGAAGCCATAGGCTCGGATGGGGATTTATCACATGTTCCTAATTTACTGTTCAGAGATGCAGCGGGGATTCATGTGAATTCCGAATCCTACGCCGAAAATATGGGCGAGTTACCTCCTCCAGATTTCGACGGATTGCCATTAGAGAAATACTTTGTCCCTGAGCCGATTCTTCCCTACTTAGCCACTCGTGGATGTTACTGGGGGCGGTGTGAGTTCTGTGATCATGGTGAGGGCTATACCGCAGGGTATCGGACCAAAAGGGATTGGCAGATTATTGAAGAACTGACATATTTGAAAAATAAGTATCAGGCCCGAAATTTTCATTTTACAGATGAGTCATATCCCCCTGCCTTATTTCGGAAACTCACCAAAAAATTGATTGAGTCAAATTTAGATATTGCCTGGACCACACATATCCGTTTCGAAAAGAGTCTTCTTGAGGACCAAGTTTGGGCGGATGCCAGGACATCGGGATGTAAGTTCCTTCATATGGGTTATGAATCCGGAAGTGAGCGGGTGCTTCAACTCATGGATAAGGCGACCACGACGGAAGTGATCCAGCGAAGCTTGGAGTTGTCCTCTAAACATGGGGTTTGGAATCATGTCATGGGATTTTTTGGATTCCCAGGGGAAACTTACCAAGAGGCCAAATTCTCTATTCAATTTTTGGAGGATAATCGAGAACACGTTCATTCGATTGGATTTGGGACCTTTGATTTGAGTAAACATACCCCCGTCGCGAAGAATCCTGAAAAATTTGGCATTACCTATTATAAAAATCCGGAATGGGATTTGGCCTTGGATTACTATTTTACGGTAAAAGAAGGATTGAGTATTGAGGATGCCGAACGGGTTTTCGAGGAGTTTGAGCAAAATCATTATGCTGGGTGGGATTTAAAAATTTTCGTACGGGAGTATGTGTTCTTGTACGTGGCCCACTTCGGGACCAATAAATTACCTTCGCTGCAATTTCGGCTCGACTCGCAGGATTCCTCAACGAAATTAGCCTCTGTCTAA